GATTATTCATTTTAAGATTCAACAGTCATGGAGTATCTGGGATCTGCCTGACTTCAACTAGAACTGGCTCTGttgtcctttccttttcctcaggGAGAAAATCCAGGCCAGGTCTTCCAGGGTCCAGAGAGggccctcctctctggttcacAGGGGACCCCTCAGGTCCTCCGTTCAAATCTTCCCTCAGTCAATTCTtagctgtgagaccttgggcaagttatttaacttttttgtGTGTCTCACTTTCTTCATCAATAATTTAGAGATAACAGTCCCTTCTTCATAGGTTTGCTGGAGGGTTAAATCATTGTATGTAGTCTTAGGACGGTTTATGACTGGTGCCTTGCAGATCCTCAATAGATATGAACAATTCCTGTGTTATTATTGACACTGGAAAGCTCCCATGCTTTCTAAGGAACTGGCGTGACTAAGAGAGACTAAGTACACACACTCAGACTTTGCTGTAGAGCAAATAACTCAGTGAACAGTCAAAAGTATTTAGATAAAACATCTTGTCCTCAATGCCCTAGCATCAattgttaaaacacacacacacacacacacacacacacacacacacacacacaatggggggggggggaaatcctgGCAAGGGGACAAGTTTGGAGGATTGTCTGAAAGCAGTCATTGTGTTCAGGTGGCCTGGCAGGCTACTGTAAACAGGAGAGATAGCTGTGAGGAGGAAATCAGAGCCCATTGTGGGTCCATAAAATGGATGTCTTTTCAACTAAACAGATGGCTATCAGTCTAACAGAGGGACTCAGGTTCCTTTCTGCCCGGCCATTTCCTTTACTGAGTGTCTGTAAGAACCACCCAGTCGGGTGTTTCTCAGGACTGCAGGCTTTTAGGTCAAATAGAAAACCTGGGAGTGCCTGAAAAAGCCCCACACGGGCGGGTGCATGACGCGCGAGCTGGATGACCTCACCCTCCCTGCTGCTGGGTGGCGTGGAGGCGGAGGCCGTGGTGCCCGGATTTGGGAGCACCAGCAGCCAGGACCACAGGGAAGAGCTTTGTGCTGACTTCGCTGAAGGCTTCCCGGGCCGAGAACCGCCCTCCCCTTCGTTCATTTCAGAAGCTGGGACATCCTCCACGCATTGTCATCCTCACGCCATCCGGGATGGACAAGACCCAAGAGCCCCCGGCCATGACGGTCCACCTGCTGGCCAACGCTGGGCAGGGTGCGCTCCTGCAGCAAGCTCTGGACCAGCTCCTGGGCTGCATCTGCCCAGAGGTCCGTCTCTTTATGGTGTCAGAGCGGGTCAGTCCCGTGCACAGCTATGACAGGTGCCACCCCAAGCGCTCCCGGTTCCCAGGGATGTCCGTTCTGCTCTTCCTGCACCAAAGCCAGGGAGAGGAGCGGCTGTTTCGAGTTCTCCACTCGCTGCGGCAGTGGCCCTGGCAGAGCCACCCCGccctgagcctgcagggaagccCGTGGCCCCACAGTCTCGCCCGCCAGGAGTTCTACACTCTGGACAACCACATGCCCGTCTGGGGCGTGAGGCCGGTGCACGGCGGCACCGAGGTCCTGCGGGTGACGCTCTACTGCACCTTCGATAACTACGAAGACGCCATCAGCCTCTACGAGATGATCCTGCAGCGGGAAGCCACCCCGCAGAAGAGCAACTTCTGTTTCTTCGTGCTCTACGCCACCGAGAGCTGTGCCCTTCAGCTGTCCCTGAAGCAGCTGCCCCTCGGGATGTCGGTGGACCCCAAAGAGTCGTCGGTGCTGCAGTTCAAGGTTCAAGAGATTGGCCAGCTAgtgcctctcctcccccatccGTGCGTCCCCATCAGCCGCACCAGGTGGCAAACGCAGGACTACGATGGCAACAAGATTCTGCTCCAGGTATCTCAGTTTTGCCTCTGTGACCTGGTAGACACGCATGGGACGGTGTGATTTTGCATTCGAGGTGGGCCTGAGAGATGATTGAAGGTGGGGTTCTCCCAActcctggggagctttaaaaaaattccccGGACAGTAAGATCAGAATTTccgggggcacccaggcctgggcatttctttaaaaaagctcCTTGGATGATTCTAATATGTAGCATGTAGTCGGGTTGAGAGTCACTGATCTTGTAAAATCCCCCGCGTGGGACCGATAAGGAAGTTCAGACTCTGTGGACACAGCTGCTTCTGAACCATTTGCTGATCGACTGCTTGTTCTCAGGAAACAAGTTTGTCTCTTCAGAAATTATGTATATTCCAGAAGCTAGATCGCTGTAAACAAGCATGTGTTTCTTTTCATTCTATCAACAGATATGGAGCTAAGTTCATCCTTATGTTCTTTTTagccattaaaataaaggaacatAGTCTTTCATGAAgtaattcattttcttcttctatagCATTTCTTGAAGTCTGCTTTTTCATTTCTAAGTCTCTCAGCTGCATTTACTCGgactctgttcctctctctttgtcttgcccattttcttcccattctccaCCCCTTcaccactacacacacacacacacacacacacacacacacacacacacacacacacctattccCACGCTCTCACTCTCAATAGTTTGGCTTATGCTGCCTTGGAAGAACACGTGTGGGCATTTGTCTGAAGGCTGCTGCTATAGGATAGCAGGGTAATATCAGTGGTTTGGGTTAATCAGTTAAAATAATTAGTTAATTGAAAGAAACTGGTTTCAGCTCTTAAGTAAGCACGCCTGGCACTGTGTGGGGGCTGCTTACTATCTCTATAACTCATTTCCTTGCCATTCCCCCCGCCCTCCGTTTGGAGAAATCCTTTTTGCTATCTCTTGGAACCACATTCAGTAAAAGACAATATTATTTTCCCTGGATGATGTCAGTCTGCCCCTTAAAAGCTTAATCATTTTTCAATGATGTGTATTTTCTTGTTTCTGAAGTGTTTAGAATCAGCTGAGTGACAAGTGATCTTCCTGTTCATCGAGATAGTTGCTACTGTTCCCTGAAACCTGAAAAAAGCTAGCTCTCAATTTGTAACATTTTACAAGCATTTCTTAGAAAGATGGGGTCTAAATGATCAGAATTTTTACAGATgcatttcaatttgtttattttggcaGGAGGAGCTTTATTCTCCCTCAAGGGATATATCTCCACCACTCAGCATTGTTTCTTCTAAAAATGCCTCATTCCAACAGCACACATCTGCATTTTTGTATTCATAATGTTGTACTCACTTTTGCCATATGGTCTAAGGagtttagaattttcttttaaaaaagaaagttgacatttcctcttcttaaaaagaTTGCTGAAATGGCTGGCCATGTGATGaaatcacttttaattttcttgataAGACTTTATAAATACCTAATGTCAAATAATTAGGGGCCTAATTTATAGTTCTACATTTCTATGTgcaaaattttacattttgggGGATtcggctttatttatttatctaacaGATATCTAGTGGTTGTTTACCATGTGTTAGGCACTGTGCCAATACTGGAAACACAGTGATGAAGACATATACAATCCCTCTCCTTTAGATATCCAAGTCTGGAGGAATATCCAGAGAAGTAAGCAGGCAAGTGCAAAACAGTGTGGTATGTGATATGGAAAGTATAGGCTGGTAGGAGaggtaataataatattaattacgATGATATAACCAACTCATATTTAATACTACTATGACCCGGCACCATTATCACTTAATCCTCTCAAAAACCCTTTGACACTGACACTTAgttatctcattttatagatgaggaaacaaaggcacagGAAGATTAGGTAATTTTTCTGAAGTCCCACAAGtaataaatggcagagccaaTATTACAGGCATCTAACTCAGATTCAGTGATATCAAGAAGGCTTCCAAGAGAAAATGATGTGTAAGCTTAGAGTTGACAATGAATAGGAGTTTTTAGGAGAAAAGGTTAGAGGAGACATATCCCAGACAGAGGAAAAATATACACAAACTCTGGCATTAGGAAAGAACAATGTCCAACAAATTGAAAGAAGTTCAAGTTTGATCGGTGGAGCTTGAAAGGCAGGAAGTGGTGAATCATCAGGCTGGAGTAAGAAGGGGCAGACTGTGATGAGTGCAGTAGGGCATCCTAAAGGGCTGAGACTTAATCTCAAGAAGAGTAGGAAGCCCTTAAAGCAGGAGGGTGACATGATCACAACTGTTTCAAACTCCTCTGGTGGTGAAGTGGAGAAGGGATTATTTAAACGAGGTGTGCAGCCCGCTGgttgtgagtttgacatgcttgcattaGAGGGAGGTAAGAGCATCCATGGGGAATCCCTTCAGATGGCTGTTACAGTAattcaggtgagagatgatgacAGCCTTAGGATTAATGGCAATGGGCATGGAGAGAGAGGATCTGAGAGATCTTTGGAAGTCAGAGTCCATGGGAATGGTGACATCAGGGATAGAGAAGGGAAGATGATGCTCTTGCCTGGGTAACATGGGCTAATATTATCATCTTCTGAGACaagagaaagaataaatggaACAGACTtagtgtgaggagggaggtgagatCAATTTTGAAATGTGGAGTTTGAGGAGCTGGGGCCTTGGATAGATAAGTATGAAGCTTAAGAGACAGATCTGAGCTGAAGTTATACTTTTTGAACCCTTCATCATTTAGATAATAATGAAGGTATGGGTGTCAATAAGATTGCCATGGGAGTGTGTAGAGTGAGAAGAGAAGAAGGCCCAGG
This Eptesicus fuscus isolate TK198812 chromosome 11, DD_ASM_mEF_20220401, whole genome shotgun sequence DNA region includes the following protein-coding sequences:
- the FAM124B gene encoding protein FAM124B; amino-acid sequence: MDKTQEPPAMTVHLLANAGQGALLQQALDQLLGCICPEVRLFMVSERVSPVHSYDRCHPKRSRFPGMSVLLFLHQSQGEERLFRVLHSLRQWPWQSHPALSLQGSPWPHSLARQEFYTLDNHMPVWGVRPVHGGTEVLRVTLYCTFDNYEDAISLYEMILQREATPQKSNFCFFVLYATESCALQLSLKQLPLGMSVDPKESSVLQFKVQEIGQLVPLLPHPCVPISRTRWQTQDYDGNKILLQIQSNPGLGVRNSELSFLNGNPGADVPPQGSRVAPVSTRRTLELRRRRSRGRRFKAASLEFPKPSGSPASDSSHGTLWRNPGCSQVSSPATDAQLPLCSSRLEPGAKMKVFGRENGLEKLEAETNVDTGHTVVNSEARQSFLSRFPGDLQTSRPPAASSLGAAASKNNKNLKESIHPLSLAGQRELDARKIISKCLHLPVQGEEKGEEEFFI